Within Topomyia yanbarensis strain Yona2022 chromosome 2, ASM3024719v1, whole genome shotgun sequence, the genomic segment GGTGTTtggtaagcctagtttacacttgtataatgATGGatctattcaaacagggttgctatgattaataataaaaaccaCTTGTTTTTAAGTaatgcttctttagttaatagtttttctcagcaaatttttacaaacttacaatgttccacgaatgtgtacAGTAGAAGAATagctttagaaatatataatgttctcatgaattgattgttgaggtgattttttaagaatttattctCAATTTtatccgattttccatactaatttgcatataaactttgaaatttttggagggtacacaaccgatcggtaccaaaatttgcacaattactaagggccataaaaagaatgagtagagcctggtggagctaaaagtcaaaaattgaaccagtctattaCTCACCCAATCCATATGGTTATACTTCCTTGTTATCATTCCATTTTCCAGAAGATTGTTTAATTCGATTTTGTGTTGGTTTCGTAGCGCAATTGGCACGCGTCGTGGTTGCTGAATGACTGGAGGGACATTGACATCAATCTCCAAGTTTACTTCTCCAGGCATTTTGCCATAAAGAGTCACAAAGAACCACGGTTTAACTCATCAGAAGTCTTTATTGGAATGAATGATCTAAGACAGCGGAAGTACAAAGGTTGGCAGCGTTGTCAGTATAATTAATATTAAGGTTAACATATAAATGGTACGCTTAATAATATGACAACATACGtcctcttcccgtcagctgcggcTAATGCTCAATGCAAAAGTTTGCATTTCAGTATCCTCACTGGCTGAATCATGGGgtctttaaaacagccaacACTCATATCGGCGACTACCCCGTCAATTTCTACCCGATTAACTGGTACATATATTCTTTTGTAGAAGACTCGCAGCCAGTCATATCATTTGCCTGGCGAGCCATTGTCAGGGGAAGTCAATTTTGCATGTGGCTATTGCCCATTGCACGTTGGTAAGACGAGAGCCACGAATGGGAAATGTAATATAATAGCGCTACTTATTTCggataacggtatccagacagCTCACAAGAAACGAAACATTGCTCTTACTCTGCTGTTGGAATAACGGTTAAGGCGCCAAAGATGGCATAACATCGAAGAGGTGGAGAACGCACGAGAAAGCCTTGAAAGCGGATTAGTATTATTGTTTATAGCGTTACGCTACACGGACTGAAAAAATTGACTTATCGCCCCGAATGTCATCGTACGAATCCGAACGTATATTTTGAAAGCAGTTGGTGTTGGAATCTGACTCAATCTAACACGGcataatttggtagaaaacacCGATCAGAGggttaatttgaatatttaaatctTGACTATTTGTAAACAATTGTTACGAGTCTTTTTCTATATTGACGTCTGGTTGGGTGGTTGAATATACGATTGACTGttgtaaaaaagtttttgtttattttattcaattgtaCTTGGTTTTATGAACATTTACGTACTAGAATCTATAGTGAAtcgaaaaacaaatatttaatcTTCGCAATTCTTTCCTCGACATCCTTCTTCCCACGTGCAACCCTTGTCCGGTTTGGGAATCTCCCCGCAAAAATCATTAACGTCAATCAAGTGACACTCGTCATCGCAATCATACTTGTAGCAACTTTTTGAACACTGGTAATCACCGTAGATGCAGCCGGAACAATCTGAAAATAGTCGAAAAACTGACTAGCTAGTTCTGGTAGCATAACAGATATCTTAGTTACCGATTTCCTCCCCAAAGTCATCTTCATCGTCATCAACTATGGACTCAACGGCTGCCATAATCAGTACTTCGTTGTCTTCGTCATAATCAGATTTGTTTACTTTTAGGTAGATGTGATCTCCATCCTCCCGGCAGTAACGAGTCTGGACATCTTCGAATTCGTGATGAACACAATCCCATTCGTCGTCGGTTTTGGTACAGACCCTAGGCGAGTATACCGTACAACTGTACATTTCAGCACTAGGCTCGCCAACTGTCACGGGTTCGACTACGACAGAAGGACGCATTGTCACCTGGGCTTCGGCTGTAACCGTTTCGTACTTTTGCACTATCGTTGCCTCACCGGTAGAAGCTGGATACCAATCGTATTTAATCTGATTGGAACTGGGGATATTTTCGAAGAATGAGTCAAAATCATTAGAACTGGATCTTGGATAAGCATGTGTTTCCATTGAATCGCCGCTTGAAATGTCTGATGTTGGCGGTGGTGGGCTATTCGTGATGGTGACCGGAGCCTGATATTTAATCAATGGAGAACTAACTGCATTCGAATATGGTTGCGCAGGTGGAAGATCAGGATTATCGCAAACTCTTTTCACACATTGACCATTCTCTAGCATGAATCCGGTGGAACAATTGGCTTCGGCAAACAACATTTTCACACACATAGAACTTTGTAAACTAAAACCTTCCGGGCAGATGTGTTCACTGGTGTATCGCTCGATAATACACCGACCGTGTTTTACTGTGTAATTTGTAGGACATGTAGCATCTATCGTAGATATCTTCAAACACATAGCATTAGTGTACTTATGCCCAGCTGGACACTGCGGAACATCAACAACGCAGTACCTCTCCTGAAGTTTTGAACGATCTGGACAGGATGGATTAGTGTATTCCTTCAGGATGCACCGATCGTCAACAAACTGATAGTCGTCTGGACAATGCGGACCCGGAGCTACGCACTTCCCGTTTATTAGTGTTCCTGTGTTGCAGTTGACTGCGGCATATGACAGTCTGACGCAGCGGCTGTTTGTGAAGCGATAATCCGGAGGACAAGCTGGATTTCGTACACAGAGATTATCGGTCATTACAGTTTCTGGTGGACAGCGTGGCATCACATATATGTGCTGAACACATTGATTTTTCTCCGCTTTGAAACCAGGTTCACACACCGGCTGTCCCACAACACACAGTTTATCGCGAAGTGTTGATCCCACCGGGCAGGATATAGCTTCATAGGTTTCGCTAACACACTCACCACTATCTACGTGGAAACCACTCGGGCAAATGACATCCTTCGAAACGCATTTGTCGTTATCTATGAAGAAATTGTATGCACATTGAGCGGGAACCTGATCGGATCGGGTACACTGTCCCGAAATCATTTGGTACCCATGGGTGCACCTCGGTGAAGAAACGCATAGTTCCTGCTGCAGTCGACTGTTCGGCGGGCAGACAATGGGTCTGCGGAATATTTTGGTACATAGCCCTTTTCTCAGCTCGAACCCTGGCTCACATGTAGGTCCGGGAACAACACAGTAATTTTCTATTTGCCTAGTTTGTGGTGGACACTTCGAAGAGCGCTGTACACTCAGCACACAGGAATCGTTCACGAACGTGTATCCTTCTGAACATTGAAAGGTTGCTACGCAGAAATCGTCCTGCACTACATAGCCCGAAGGGCAGTGGGTCACATCGTACTCCACTTTATAGCAGACGTCGTTGCGCAATTCTAAGCCGGTTCTGCACTTTGGCTGTGCAACGCAGAAATTCCTAAGTTTTTTAGAGTTAAGGGGACACGTCGAAGGCTGCTCTAATATTCTTACACATTTTCCTTTGATTAAGCTATAGCCCAAGCTACATTCTGGATTCATGAAAATGCAGCGGTTGTTTTTCATGTAGAAACCTGCTCGACAGTTACCTGGCATTGATTCGTATCGAATACAGCGTTCATTCTCCATTGTTGCCCCAGCTTCGCAAGTCATTGGATAGCTGTAGACACATTCATTACCTTCGAGGCTATAACCCACTGGACATTGCATCGGTACGTAGTAGGTTCGTGTGCACATACCTTGAGTCATTTCGTAACCAGCTTGACAAACTGGCGACTGagtattctggccgtactgcgggAAGCTTTGCTGACCACAAGGTCCACAATTTTGTGGAGCGTCACACATCCAATTGTAACCACATGGTTGTTGAGGTTGCATACAACCACCTCCACATGGTGACGGATACTGCGGTTGAACTGGCAGTTGAGGCAGTTGAGGCAGCATCATTCCGTGACAAACACCGTTTTGATAGTAGTATCCGCTAGGACAACTCGGAGGGATTGTTTCAACCAAGCGACATGCTCCGTTCATAACTGTAGATCCGAATGGACACGTAGTCGTTTTTCGCAGCTGACACTTTCCGTTGTAGTATTCCGCCTCAGTAGGACAAGTAGGACTTATTTCATGGGCTCGAACGCATACACCATCCCGTAGATTGAATCCAGTTAAGCATTCGATGGCTTCACTGACACATACACCATTCTCAAAATTCGATTCCGGTGGACAAGTAATTGTTCCTATAATCTTTTGTGTGCAAATTCCTGCTTCTAAAACATACCCTTGGTTACACTGTGGCATTGCCAAGCAGTAACCTCGCTTAAAGGTAAAATTAATGgggcattccggctgagctgaACTTTCCTTAACACACTGTGAATCTTTCAGCTCGAATCCCGGACGACAGCCTACGTTCCGAAGCCGACAAAAACCATCCTGATAGTACGATCCATCCGGGCAAATCGGAGCTTTTCTATCATGACTCATACAAACACCGCCGGTTAGCTCGAATCCAAAATCACATCGAGGCTCTGAATGTACACACATTCCGCTTTGCAAAGTGCTACCTGCCGGGCATTGCATCAGACTTGTCTGTTCACGCACACATTCACCATTATTAAACGTGTAACCATTTTCGCAACTAACATCACTAACACACTGCCCGTCTCGTAGTACGAATCCACTGTCGCAAATTGCTGGCCTTTGATCCCGCTTAATGCACTGACCATACCTTCTATCATATTCGTAGTCCTGACTGCAGAGTGGTTGCTTAGAAACACACGCTTCACCCTCCAGACGAGAATCTAACGGACACCGAATGGGTACTTTTTCACGCTTTACGCAATAACCATTTCGGAATTCATAGCCAAACGAACATGTGACCTCCTGCGCTATGCAGATATTGTCATGAATGAAACTGCCACTGGGACATTTCATCTGATCGCGTCTTGTTTGAACGCACTGATTCGCGATCCGGGTAAACCCTGCGGGACACGTTGGTTCAGCTATGACACAGTAATTATTTACCAGTTTTGAAGCCACATCGCACTGAACCGGAGCAGTCTGCTCCAGTACACATTGGCCATTGGTGAGAGTGAAATTAGAGGGACATCTAGGATTTGGGTATTGGCAAACGCCTTCGGCAAACACTGTTCCGTTAGGGCATGATGCGAACTTCTCCGTGGCCTTGACGCATCGACCGTAGTCATCCATTGTGAAGGGTGGTACGCATTTCGCCTCGATTACACAGTCCCCGAGTCGGAAAGTCCCGCGATAACAGCTAGCCGGTTCACGTTCATACCGAATGCACTGATTTTGACTCAGCACGTAATCCTTGGGACAGGTGAAAGGTGCAATGTTCGCTGATGTCTTATTGGTCGTCTCTAATGGTCGAGTTTCCTGCCGTACACACCGACTACCTGTGAACGTGTAGCCTTCGCCACAGCTAGGCAGTTCGGTTTTCAACTCACAAGCGACAATATTCGACGGACCGGATTGACGGTGGcacataccgttggaaaggatGTACCCAGGTGGACACACCGTTTGTCCAACGCACGAGCTACCGACCAGCTGGAAGCCGCCCGGGCAATACGATTGTCGGAGGACGCATCGGTTGTTTTCCAGTTGGCTACCAGGAGGACAGACTATGTTCTGCACAACGGGCGGACGGTAGCCGCACGGCAGTGCCTGTCGGCTGGTGCGGTTTTTGGCAGCACTCGAGCCGTCAGATCCGGGCGATGAACACTTCCTCAAGTTTATAGCTTCCACGTAGAGTACGATTGATAGCAGTAGAATCGACAGTGGTACTGCGGAGGTGTACTGCATCTTGAattcgaaaataaaataaagtgaAACGATCAGTTATATAGCGAAACTAAAACTCTAATGTATAGGCAATAGATGGCATTAATTTAGGCTTCAATCAGAGGTGAGTTCAAATTTCATATTCTAGAGTTTGAGTAGACTTTTTAAGGAACaacgaattttcggacaaagtGAAGTTCCGGTTCGAGAAAAATTGAACTTAATCGTTGGAGATGGatgtttcgatgatttttttttaaattatttatttggcacggctcaattcgttagcttagaggagccatgggtcttttacatatttacaagaagtaaaaataaaaataacaataaattttattttgagcctgtaagatcctgtgcgcgcaacttgctattgcgagcgcagatcttttttcgcgtcgggaaAATGTTCTTTCTTTCACCAACTTCGTGGTTACCCATGTTTGCTCGTTGTTGCTTACGTcggtatcatcatcttgattactgccgtgatactcgcgatcagatcTTCTTTCTGGCTTCTTGTCCTTGCGGGTTCcgaatgtgaacactccatccttggtggtagcttcttcactggtggtattagttgttaagtttgaagcttttgcagttgtcattattgccttaacggcagccacaaatttggcaaccgattgtggttcaggtaaagaTATTGGGGCTTGGGTATTGGCATTATTTTCTGCAACTGAGCTTTCCTTAgcagtttctgggcagggttgtccgtagtgcGCCGTTCGTCCACAGAATTGGCACGTATTAGTTTGTCcctgatatgtacaaagagttcgctgtgtaatggtatcaccctcttctgtgttgtactgcagggtaaggtaggaggaaATGGGTTCGTCTACCCGCTTTCTCACCACAAAGacgccatttgaaatacctgggaagtagtttctccatgtgtcctccgtaatagattccactgctccataatgcgacatgaatcttttaattgccactttgcaagtaagtggagataaatcatgtaatttcacTTCAATATTCCCATTATCCAAGTatacagggatcttgatttctGCGTTGTCACAAAtaagcacgtgttttaagttgttctgggaaatgaatcttttcgcctgggcgaatttgttgaaggttatcagtaccgcatgcctgacgtgctcaagctgtatgcaggtgacttccgaaaaccgaagctgcattttcaccttcagcagatgttccacatcacgaatacttggtcttatgcgaaaagacctgaagtcaatggccactgtgttaggccgaataatcacgttttgttgatgagactcagtcatcttgatggatcacacaaaaataaaaataacggtatcctttgttgttcggacaatgcacacaagtaactgtttttttcgttcgctttgcactggctcggacagaagcaggagcacactGGGTATTGTGACCGATGCttttgatggttgaaaatagactGATGTTTCGATGATTGCATAAtgcattttttcaacttttttagcTGATCGATTTTGTCCAATTGGCGTCGCGGCTAGCACGAAGTTGGACATAATAACGAAAGTAGTCAGTCCACCGAGACGGCCGCATTCTATCAATCTTCTTCGCTCCCGGTGTTGATATTTAGTCTCCTGAAAGCAGGTCACCAACAAGCTTGAATTGCAGATTTCGGCTGATTTCAGAATTCTTACTGTTGAAGATTTTCGGCTGCGGCTGGTGGTTCAAAAGGGGAGACAGATCAAAATGGCGAATTAATCGGAAGTAATCGCATGAATAAATCATCCCAGAGGCAgcattcgaacctgcaacccttgggactgcGGCCCAAAGCACCAATCTATATGTGATCCCTGGCCTATGATGACGCCCAAGGAAGAACAGATGCTTATCGTATTGATGATAGTGATCGTACTAATGCCTCTAAAGCAAGATAACACATAATCGCTACCCGCCACCACCATAATAAGTTTTTAATAAAGTATTGGTACTTACGTCAGCATtcaaaatatgaaataattgGATGTATAATGTTAGCGTAATATTTCGACATAGATGCAGAAaacgtttccagaacgcacatcTTGACCCGCTAAAACAACTATTATTGCTGCCTAACCCGATTCCTTCCACGAACTACCTTACGACATTACTTCGAGGATTATAGTCTAACTACTACTTTGTAGTCAGTTCTTTCAATAGGGTCAGAACTCCTCGCCACACcaccagttttcgaccatccacacaacatgGCCATTTCTGTATGGCAGTACGAAAGCTGTGGGTCGAGAATTAGTAcacttcccctacgaggacaatctgggcggcaaactccGGATTGTCTAATTAACTTAGCCTTTAGGCTCCCTTGTGCACCTCAACTTCCTAACCCCTTTGGCTCCCTGCCAAGTGCCATTCAGCCCCGCAACCCTTATTAGCATCACTTCCTCGATGAGCTATTCAGCTCCTAACTTGCCCCCgaactactcgatctagtccccgacgatggctCTAgcttactccgacggagaattccccggcgagagaagtacTACTGAAGCCGAGCCAATCAGACCGGTGGATAGGTCGGTCCGGCAATTCCGGTGGAACAAGGCGTACGGTTAGCTGGTGCTCCGAAGCCCCACGACTGGTGGAGTCTCGTCGCGATCCACTCAGTTTAGTCCTCGGCGGTGTATCCCTCACGAAAGGCGTTCTTCCGTTACCGATTCATCTCTGATTTTCGCAATATTTCTCCCGGACTAACCGGTAGGGTGTCGTGGCCGGTCCAgcaattccgggtggagcgctAGCGTCCCTACGATCCATACCCGCTGCTCTgtcgcagtctactcgactagccCTCGGCGGTAGATCTAGCCTATTCCAGTGAAGAATTTCCAGGCGGTGAATGCTTTCCCCAAGCTGTTTGCTCGCTGTTCATGACACCATTTCCGCTATAAACCGGCCATGGTCTGCGACAACACTCTGTTAACCGCGTTCCACATGTTCACGTCGCTTGTTATTCTATAGACGACactatccgggttgatgtccgaaCCATCTGTTTCAAGCATCTCTCTGCGTGTCACTTCGAACCTCGAACAATCCAAGGCCACGGTGTCTCTTGAACGTTCTCACATTCCGACCCCCGTCAGTGACTTTGCGTGCCCGACCCACGTCAACAGGTTTGTGATGAGCCGTTAGATCCACCTTCCCTTCTCCGTATTGTTCCATTTCTGCTGCCACCTCgcaatcgaatcgattctcaccatCTTTCTCAAGTTTTTGATGTTTTTCCGATTGTAGCACTCCATAACCTCcaccagggtgatgcagatggggatcatcccggcgataacgcatactgcctccgactaTTTTTTCTATAAacgctcgcgactcgtacggctgTCAGCTGAAATGTCCTATTCAGCTTTTTGCGGTTTCGCTTAGTTTTCAGCGACACACCCCAGGTaggtagatagcagacgtttcGTACTGATTTTTGGACCGCTAACGTTTATCATGTttttcgctattgcgttcgttgcattcgcCAACCTTTCGCAAGTATAGCCGACGAGGtttttgaagctcaaccggttgtCGATTGTCACTCCCAATTACTAcagtgcacgtttcgatgcaatcacgtgccttCCGGCGTAGGTCTGCATCAGATGAACCACTTTGCAGTTGCTAACCAACAACATCTTCGTCATGACTCAATTCATCCAGCTCttgatcgcgtctattgtctccgtccccgacacctccatttcttcgaGTGTCTcatccatcaccgttagtgacacgtcgtcaacgaaacccacgatttttacTTTCCTgtcaagaccccatcgtacactCCGTTCCAGAGACTTGGACCAAGAATGTAGCCCTAAGGAACGCCCGCTATGACTCGCATTGATTTCGGCCCTTCGTttgtctcgtacagtagcactctgttctggaagtagctcttcaggatctgacaTAGATAGTCGGATCCTCATTCTTTGCAGCGCTGCGGGGATGGCTCCTCAactggcgctgttaaatgcattctacAAATccatcgtgaccacagcgcagtatcgatctcctcatCGCCTCCGCTTAGATGCCTTCTCCGCATGCATGCTCGAGCAATTGTCtcaattgcatccactgtcaaTCCTCCTTTGCGGAAAGCGAACTGCATCTTAGACAGACCACGCTCACATATAGGCCTATGTGAAATAGGATCGCCGGTTGcttccctggctttggcagcaacaccaggggtgacatt encodes:
- the LOC131684442 gene encoding zonadhesin-like, whose product is MQYTSAVPLSILLLSIVLYVEAINLRKCSSPGSDGSSAAKNRTSRQALPCGYRPPVVQNIVCPPGSQLENNRCVLRQSYCPGGFQLVGSSCVGQTVCPPGYILSNGMCHRQSGPSNIVACELKTELPSCGEGYTFTGSRCVRQETRPLETTNKTSANIAPFTCPKDYVLSQNQCIRYEREPASCYRGTFRLGDCVIEAKCVPPFTMDDYGRCVKATEKFASCPNGTVFAEGVCQYPNPRCPSNFTLTNGQCVLEQTAPVQCDVASKLVNNYCVIAEPTCPAGFTRIANQCVQTRRDQMKCPSGSFIHDNICIAQEVTCSFGYEFRNGYCVKREKVPIRCPLDSRLEGEACVSKQPLCSQDYEYDRRYGQCIKRDQRPAICDSGFVLRDGQCVSDVSCENGYTFNNGECVREQTSLMQCPAGSTLQSGMCVHSEPRCDFGFELTGGVCMSHDRKAPICPDGSYYQDGFCRLRNVGCRPGFELKDSQCVKESSAQPECPINFTFKRGYCLAMPQCNQGYVLEAGICTQKIIGTITCPPESNFENGVCVSEAIECLTGFNLRDGVCVRAHEISPTCPTEAEYYNGKCQLRKTTTCPFGSTVMNGACRLVETIPPSCPSGYYYQNGVCHGMMLPQLPQLPVQPQYPSPCGGGCMQPQQPCGYNWMCDAPQNCGPCGQQSFPQYGQNTQSPVCQAGYEMTQGMCTRTYYVPMQCPVGYSLEGNECVYSYPMTCEAGATMENERCIRYESMPGNCRAGFYMKNNRCIFMNPECSLGYSLIKGKCVRILEQPSTCPLNSKKLRNFCVAQPKCRTGLELRNDVCYKVEYDVTHCPSGYVVQDDFCVATFQCSEGYTFVNDSCVLSVQRSSKCPPQTRQIENYCVVPGPTCEPGFELRKGLCTKIFRRPIVCPPNSRLQQELCVSSPRCTHGYQMISGQCTRSDQVPAQCAYNFFIDNDKCVSKDVICPSGFHVDSGECVSETYEAISCPVGSTLRDKLCVVGQPVCEPGFKAEKNQCVQHIYVMPRCPPETVMTDNLCVRNPACPPDYRFTNSRCVRLSYAAVNCNTGTLINGKCVAPGPHCPDDYQFVDDRCILKEYTNPSCPDRSKLQERYCVVDVPQCPAGHKYTNAMCLKISTIDATCPTNYTVKHGRCIIERYTSEHICPEGFSLQSSMCVKMLFAEANCSTGFMLENGQCVKRVCDNPDLPPAQPYSNAVSSPLIKYQAPVTITNSPPPPTSDISSGDSMETHAYPRSSSNDFDSFFENIPSSNQIKYDWYPASTGEATIVQKYETVTAEAQVTMRPSVVVEPVTVGEPSAEMYSCTVYSPRVCTKTDDEWDCVHHEFEDVQTRYCREDGDHIYLKVNKSDYDEDNEVLIMAAVESIVDDDEDDFGEEIDCSGCIYGDYQCSKSCYKYDCDDECHLIDVNDFCGEIPKPDKGCTWEEGCRGKNCED